In one window of Nicotiana tabacum cultivar K326 chromosome 12, ASM71507v2, whole genome shotgun sequence DNA:
- the LOC107820146 gene encoding cytochrome P450 86B1-like, whose product MHSYNISYHLNIMNSLNTINMTSSSSTSFFAYFNPNGLSTSLFLLPDIQMMEIFLALVVFISIHSLRQGKKQGLPNWPLVGMLPSLILGLRKDMYEWISDVLCRMNGTFTFRGPWLTNLNCVVTSDPRNIEYLLKTKFSNFPKGDYFRSTVRDLLGDGIFSADDEIWQKQRKTASIEFHSANFRNMTTDSLLELVHSRLLPVLEDSIKQLIPIDLQDVLLRLTFDNVCMIAFGVDPGCLHPGLPEIPFANAFESATEATILRFVTPTLVWKTMRCLGLGTERTLKHSLKKVDEFADEVIKTRKKELSLASSEDSKKRSDLLTVFMGLRDEQGRPFSGKILRDICVNFILAGRDTSSVALSWFFWLLNRNPEVEERILAEICKILNEREDAIKESPLIFKPKEIKQMEYLQAALSEALRLYPSVPVDHKEVVEDDVFPDGTVLKKGTKVVYAIYTMGRMEGIWGKDCREYKPERWLRDGRYMSESAYRFTAFNGGPRLCLGKDFAYYQMKFVAASILYRYNVKVVEGHPVTPKMALTMYLKYGLQVKLSRRT is encoded by the exons ATGCATAGCTACAACATTTCCTATCATCTAAACATCATGAATTCGTTGAACACCATTAACATGACTTCTTCATCCTCCACATCCTTCTTTGCATATTTCAACCCGAACGGTCTCTCGACAAGTTTGTTTCTCTTGCCAGATATACAAATGATGGAAATATTCCTAGCCTTAGTTGTTTTCATTTCTATACATTCTTTAAGGCAGGGGAAGAAACAAGGATTACCAAATTGGCCATTAGTAGGGATGTTGCCTTCTTTGATTTTAGGGCTACGGAAAGACATGTATGAGTGGATTTCTGATGTTCTTTGCCGGATGAATGGGACGTTTACGTTCCGAGGTCCATGGCTCACCAACCTCAACTGTGTGGTGACATCCGATCCCCGGAATATTGAGTATCTTCTCAAGACAAAGTTCTCAAATTTCCCTAAAGGTGACTACTTTAGAAGCACTGTTAGGGACCTCCTTGGAGATGGAATATTCAGTGCAGATGATGAGATTTGGCAGAAACAGAGGAAAACAGCAAGCATTGAGTTCCATTCTGCTAACTTTAGGAACATGACTACTGATTCATTGCTGGAGCTTGTTCATTCTAGGCTCTTACCTGTTTTGGAAGATTCAATCAAGCAATTAATCCCCATTGATCTTCAAGATGTTCTCCTTAGGCTCACATTCGATAACGTCTGCATGATTGCTTTCGGGGTTGATCCGGGGTGTCTCCACCCTGGCTTACCTGAAATTCCATTCGCCAATGCTTTCGAGTCAGCAACCGAGGCAACCATTCTCCGGTTTGTCACTCCCACGCTTGTCTGGAAAACCATGAGGTGCCTTGGGTTAGGAACAGAGAGGACGTTGAAGCATTCATTGAAGAAAGTGGATGAATTTGCTGACGAAGTTATCAAAACTAGAAAGAAAGAGCTTTCTTTAGCATCATCAGAAGATAGCAAAAAAAGATCGGATCTTTTAACAGTGTTCATGGGGCTAAGAGATGAACAAGGAAGGCCATTTTCGGGTAAGATCTTGAGAGATATTTGTGTGAACTTCATTCTAGCTGGAAGAGACACTTCTTCAGTTGCATTAAGCTGGTTTTTCTGGCTCTTGAATCGTAATCCGGAGGTTGAAGAAAGAATTTTGGCTGAGATTTGTAAGATTTTGAATGAAAGAGAGGATGCAATTAAGGAAAGTCCTTTGATTTTCAAGCCCAAAGAGATCAAGCAAATGGAATATCTACAAGCTGCTCTTTCAGAAGCTCTCAGATTGTATCCTTCTGTTCCAGTTGATCACAAAGAG GTTGTTGAAGACGACGTTTTCCCAGACGGGACAGTATTGAAGAAGGGAACAAAGGTAGTGTATGCAATCTATACAATGGGAAGAATGGAAGGGATATGGGGGAAAGATTGCAGAGAATACAAACCAGAGAGGTGGCTGAGAGATGGCCGGTACATGAGCGAATCCGCATATCGCTTCACAGCATTCAATGGAGGACCTCGCCTTTGCTTAGGCAAAGATTTCGCTTACTATCAGATGAAATTCGTCGCTGCATCCATCCTCTACCGTTACAATGTCAAGGTAGTCGAAGGTCATCCTGTTACGCCCAAAATGGCTTTGACTATGTATCTCAAATATGGACTACAAGTCAAACTTTCCAGGCGTACGTGA